The DNA region CGGCGAATACGGCGCCGGATTCGTGGCGACCGGTAAACGGATGCAGGTCTAGTCGGCTCATGATGTCCTCGACGCCGCCGGCGGCGACTACTTTTCCGTCCGAGAGGATAACCATGGCGTCGGCCAGCCTGATGACTTCCTCCAGATGATGGCTGACGTAAACGATGGGCAGTCCCAGTTCATCGCGCAGACGCTCGATAAGCGGCAGTATCTCGTTTTTGCGGGGGGCGTCCAGCGACGCCAGCGGCTCGTCCATCAGCAACAGGCGGGGACCGGCCAGCAGGGCGCGACCGATGGCGACGCGCTGTTTTTCGCCGCCGGAAAGGAGTCCTGGACGCCGGTCAAGGAGCGGGCGCAGGTCGAGCAGGCTGACAATCTGGTCAAAGTCCTGATGACGGTCTTCGGGCGGCGCCAGACGCATGCCGTAGGTCAGGTTGGAGCTTACGCTCATGTGGGGGAAAAGCCGGGGTTCCTGAAAAACATAGCCGAGGCGGCGGCGCTCCGTCGCCACGTCAACGCCGCTCGCGGAATCAAACAGCAGATGGCCGCCGACGGCAATTCGTCCCCGATCAGGGCGCTCCAATCCCGCAAGCATGTTGACCAGCGACGTCTTGCCCGAGCCGGAACGTCCGAACAACGCAGTCAGTCCGGTTTTTGCGGTGAAATTGACCTCCAGGTTAAAATCGCCGAAACGACGGTGGACATCAATTTCCAGCATGCCGCTATTCCCCGAGGCGGGCCGCAACCCGCCGCGCCAGAAATTCAGAGGCCGCCAACGCCGCCATGGCCAGCGCTACCGAGATTACCACCAGACGCATGGCGTCGGCATCGCCTCCCGGCGTCTGGATAGCCGAGAACAACGCCAGCGGCAGGGTCCGGGTCTCGCCGGG from Rhodospirillales bacterium RIFCSPLOWO2_02_FULL_58_16 includes:
- a CDS encoding molybdenum ABC transporter ATP-binding protein, translated to MLEIDVHRRFGDFNLEVNFTAKTGLTALFGRSGSGKTSLVNMLAGLERPDRGRIAVGGHLLFDSASGVDVATERRRLGYVFQEPRLFPHMSVSSNLTYGMRLAPPEDRHQDFDQIVSLLDLRPLLDRRPGLLSGGEKQRVAIGRALLAGPRLLLMDEPLASLDAPRKNEILPLIERLRDELGLPIVYVSHHLEEVIRLADAMVILSDGKVVAAGGVEDIMSRLDLHPFTGRHESGAVFAAVVVGRDEAFGLTHLSFAGNRLLAPRLDLPVGDSLRVRIRARDVSLILEAPVGASVLNVFKGEIKEINADQGPQAEVLLDIGVPLIARITRKSVHELNLKPGTAVYAMVKAVAIDRHSLGGRGLTEVRR